The Marivirga salinae DNA window TATCAGAAAAGAGAGTCTGTGAAGGTGAAATTACTGAAATTTCTATTGATGGAACCTGGGATAGTATAGAATGGAGAAGCGCAAATAATGGATTGATTGATGTAAATGTTAATAGCATTGAATTTCTCGTAACAGCAGATGACTCCATTTTTGTATCAGTTGAAGATTCATTTGGCTGTGTTAATTCAGATACTCTACTTCTAATTAAAAAAGACCTTCCATTATTTGATTTAGGTAACGATACTACACTCTGCACTTTTGAAAGCATCTTATTAGAAACATCCTCAGGTTTTTCCAAGGTAGAATGGGAATCCGTAAAGTTGGGCATTATAGAAGAAGAGGATTGGTTTCTGAATTATGAAGTTTTGCAAACGGATACGCTGATCGCTACAGCTTTTGCTTTTAATGGTTGTACTTATACCGATTCTATAATAGTTAATGCTATTAATTTACCGCAATTTTCATTGGGCAATGATCAATCGATTTGTATTGGTGATTCAGTTAATATAAGCTTAGATGGAAGTCCCGATAGTGTGAATTGGTATATGGACGGTGCACTTCTGGATAAGCATAATAATACCATTCAATTATTACCGAAATCTTCCACTACCATTGTTTCTGAGTTTTTTAATAGTAATAAATGTGTAAACACAGACACTCTTTTAGTTACAATAAAAACTCTGCCTAATCTCAATCTAGCCGATACCATCAATGTATGCGAAGGAGAAATGACGACTATTTCAATTGATGAAAATTTTCAATCCATTCAATGGTATTCAGAAAATGAAGGGCTTATAGCATCCGATCAAATTGAAATTAGCATGGAAATTAAGCAGTCTGACTTGATATGGGTTGAGGTTGAAGATACTAATACTTGTTTCAATAGTGATAGCATCAGAGTAATTAAAAATGATTTACCTGAATTTTCTTTAGGTCCCGATCAACAAATTTGTGAAGGAAATATAGTTCAGTTGGAAATTGATAATCCTGCAGATTCTATCAATTGGTTTAATAATTTAGGTGAGCAGCTGTTGGATACTAGTGCTATCTTGAATTTTGAAGTCAATCAAAACCAAACTTGGTGGGCAGAACAATGGAATGCTAGTTCATGTGTCTTTAGCGATACAGTTCAGATCACTAATATCCCATTACCGGATTTTGATGCAGGCGATTCTATTTTGATCTGTGAAGAAGCAGAAGTACAATTAAATACTGAAGGAATTAACGATAACTGGACTTTTGCATGGAGCCCAGCTGCTTTTTTATCCGATGCTTCCATTGCTAATCCTATTGCAAATCCTGAAGAAGATACATGGTTTTTCCTTGAAGTGCAGAATGCAGAAGGTTGTGTGTATACGGATTCCGTTTTTGTGGGGTTGGATCAACCGCTTATTTTAGATGCAGGTGAAGATAGAACCATTTGTTTGGATGACTTTACCGAACTAGGTGGTGCTCCCACAGCAGATGGTAGTAATTTTACCTATCAATATGAATGGAGTCCGGCTGAATCCTTGGATGACCCTAATGTCGCAAATCCAATAGCCAATCCATCAGAAACTACGACTTTTCAATTAATTGCTTGGGCAGGAAATTGTAAAGCGGATACTGCTGAGGTTACAGTTAGTGTTCAATTTCCTCCTGAAATTACGCTAACGGCTGATACCACTATAGGCGCAGGAGATGCCATTCAAGTACTAGCTTCTGGAGGAAGTTTTTACCAATGGAAACCTGAAAGAGGCTTGTCGGATGCTACTATTGCCAACCCAATTGCGAGTCCTTCTCGCACCACTAGTTATACAGTGGAGGTATTGGACTCCTTAGGTTGTATTTCTGAAAAAGAGATGACCATATTCGTAGAGAATCAGCTCTTTATTCCCAATCTTTTCACGCCAAATAACGATGGTCAAAATGATTTTTTTAAAGTTTATGGTGCAGGTATAAAACAAATTGAATTCAAGGTATTCACCAGAGGAGGTAAATTATTGTACAGTACCAACTCAGTGGAGGAAGCCTATGGAGAAGGCTGGGATGGAAAATATAACGGAAATCCAGTGGAATCCGGAGTTTATGTCTGGAGCATAAAAGGTGAATATTTTGATGAGCGTCCTTTAAGCTTTAATGGGCAGCAATCAGGGGTAATTAATTTAATGAGATAGCGGATGGAGAAAATTTACGAAAAGAATCTTATTTATTTAGAGAATTTCTTGAGCAATTGCTTTTCCAAAGTAGCTGGATTAGTACTGATTTTTTGTGCTTTAATGAGCACCTCACTTTATGCTCAAAACACACAATTTTCCAATTATGGCTTTGGTGAAATCGCATTGAATCCTGCTGCTTCGGCTTCAAAAAATTTAATTGGAGCCAATGCCCTTTACAGAATTCAGCGCTATAACAATGGTATGAGCATTAATAGTACCCAACTGCAATTTCAATATGCGCTTATAAATCAAACAGCAGGAAAGCGGTGGGGAGGATTTAGTTTGGTGGCCCAAAGTGATAAAGTTTCAGAGGGCATTCCATACACCTTTTATAGCATAAAGCCAGGTTTTGCCTATAATTTGGAGATAATCCCTAACAATTTTTTAGCAATGGGAGTGGAGCTGAGTGCCAATCAATCAGGTTTTAATGCTGCAAATTTTACAACCGGAAGCCAATGGATGAACAATCAGGGCTTTGATGAAACCGCAGCTTTGGGAGAAGAATTCCAAAGACAACAGTTGACTTATTTTTCTGCTGCGACTGGCTTGATGTGGTATGATCAAGATGGAGAAGGTTATCGAAGAAATTATTTAGGAATCTCAGTTTTTAATCTCAATCAACCGGCTCGTAGTTTTATTAGTGAAGATGATCAAATCCCACTTCATTATACAGCTTTAGGTGGGTATCAATTTTTCAAATTAAACCGCCATGCTTTTTATGCAGAAGCTATTGGGACTAAAAGTTTGAATGATATATTTTGGGGAGCAGGACCAAGATGGTCGTACCGATTTGAGGATACCAGTCCATTTGATCCTTTTACAGCTGGTGAATTGGATATTTTTGCCCGATATTTTTCAGGAGACCGCATCAGTTTGGGCACTCAAATAGCCCAAAGAAATTTTTCAGTTGGCTTTGCAGTGGATTTACATTTGGAAAACGAAACTCAGATGGCTTCCACTGAATTTTCAGTGAGCATTTTTAAGCGATTGCCCATCACAAAAGAAGAAGAACTTCCGGATGATGAGTATGAGATTGGTAGTGCTAGGGATTTTGAAGAGGATAATTTTCAAGATCAGCCGGTAAAGGTCATCGAAAAGGAATATAAAACTTCAGTTAGCCGAGATTTCTCATTCGAACTCAGAAAAAACTTCAATTATGGGTTTAATGAAACCAATTTGAATGATGAAGCCAAATCCTATTTGGATGATATAGCCGTAATGATGGAGGCTAATCCCGCTTTAAAATTAAGAGTGACCGGTCATACGGATAATATTGGAACAGAAGAAGCCAATCAGAAAATTTCAGAAGAGCGTGCAAAAGGAGTTCAGGATTATCTGGAAAGTATTGGAATAGCTCCTGAAAGACTAAGCTATGATGGAAAAGGAGCCACTGAACCTTTGGCGAAAAATAATAATGAAGAAAGTAGAGCGAAAAACAGAAGGGTAGAATTCCTGATTTATGCTACTAAAGATTAAATACTATATCGTCTTTTTATTTGTTGCCTTTTCTGTTTTTGAATTGAATGGGCAAGATTTATCTCAAATTGGAAAAGGAGATGCCATAAAGGTAAATGGAGGGATTTCTGTTTCTCAATTGTTCAATAGCTCCTTTGGAGGAGAACAAAGACGTGATCCTTACAATTATTATCTCAATGGGAATTTGAATTTTTCCATTTATGGTTTAAGCGTACCTCTGACTTTTAATTTCTCCAACCAACAATTTGGTTTCCAACAGCCCTTTAATCAATATGGGGTAAGCCCAACCTACAAATGGATGACCCTGCATGCCGGCTATACCAGTATGAGTTTTAGTCCTTATACCTTAAGTGGTCATTTATTTTTGGGTGGGGGAATAGAATTGAGGCCCGATGGCCCTTGGAGTGTGAGTGCTATGGCAGGGAGGTTACAAAAGCCCATTGCAGCAGATACCGCTGCAGGGAACGATCCTATGTATCAACGTTTTGGCTATGGAACCAATGTGGGCTATAATGGCGATGGCTATCAACTGGATTTAATTTTATTTAAATCTAAAGATGATCCTAATTCCATTGATTTTGTGCCAGAAGATTCGGACGTATTGCCTGAAGAAAATATGGTGGTTGGTTTAAACGGAAGTACCACGCTTTTTAGTCGCTTTTCATTATCCTTTGAATATGCACAATCTGCTTTAAGCCGAAATGTAGAATCAGAAGCCAGCAATCGGGAAATATTTGCCCCTTTTCCGAGCAGCAACGGTTTATTTAGACATCGTTTGTCCACTTCCTACTATCATGCTTTAAAATCTAATCTGAATTATGGTGGAAAGGGATATACAATCGGAATAGGATACGAAAGGGTAGATCCTGAATATAAAACCCATGGAGCCTATTATTTTAATAGCGATTTGGAGAATATAACGGTCAACGGAGCGACCCAATTGTTTGACAATAAAGTAAGCATTAGCACTAATGTTGGCTTGCAAAGGGATAATTTGAATGATCAAAAAATGAATCAAATGACCCGTTGGGTAGGGGCGGTAAACCTGAATTATACGGCTTCTGATAAGTTGAACTTGAGTTCGAGTTATTCCAATTTCCAGACCTATACTAATATCCGTTCACAGTTTGAGGATATCAATAATCCCAATCCATTGGTGCAACCCACTGATACTTTGAATTTCACGCAAATTTCTCAAAATATTAGTTTCAATACGAATTATATTTTAAAATCAACAGAAAAAAAATCGGCTTCTTTAACGGCTAATTTATCTGCACAGCAAACGGCTGATGAGCAAGGGGGAGCAGAGCAAAATTCCAGTTCTATGTTTTATAACGGTAATCTTGGCTATGTGAATCAATGGAAACCGCTGGAGCTTAATGTTTCAGCTTCCCTAAATGTAAGTCTGCAAGAATCCAACAATATGCAAAACCTAACAGCTGGACCTGTTATATCGGCAAGTAAATCCTTATTCGAAAAGCAGCTGAGAGTAAGTCTGTCTTCTGCCATAAACAATAGTTATAGCAATAGCCAATTACAAAATACCATTCTCAATTGCCGCCTAAGCGCAACTTACAGCTTGAAGGAGAAACATAATTTCAGTTTTACTAATGCCTTTATCAATAGAAAAACTTTAAGAAATGAAGTGTCTGGAAGTACGATTAGGGCAGAATATAATGGGACATTGACTTATAGCTATCAGTTTTGAGTTGGTACGAGCGGTACGAGCTAAGAAGCTCGCACCAGCTCTCCAGTGCTAGCGCGAGCTTCTTAGCTCGTGCTATTAATAAAAAGCTCCCCAGCTCCTGCCTCGTGCTAATGTTTAAAAAAGCCACCAAATGAGCAGAAAGTACAAATTTTTAAATAAGGAAGGAATATACTTTGTGAGTTTTGCAACAGTCTACTGGATAGATGTTTTTATTAGAGAAACTTATTTTAGAGAAGTAATTGAAAGCTTGAAGCATTGTCAAAAAGAGAAAGGAATGGAGATATTTGCTTACTGTATTATGACAAATCACATTCACTTAATTTTTAGAGCAAAAGAGCATAATCCTGGAGACGTATTAAAATCATTTAAACAGTTTACCTCTAATAAGTTGCAAAGTGTAATATCGGAAAATGTAAAAGAAAGTAGGAGAAATTGGCTCTTGTGGATAATGGAAAAGGCAGCTAGCAAGAATTCAAATGCGAAAAAAAGACAATTCTGGCAGCAGCATAACCATCCCATTGAATTGTGGAGTCCAGATGTATTGGATCAAAAATTAGAATATACGCATAATAATCCTGTGAAAGCGGGATTTGTAAGGGAGCCACAGGATTGGAAATACAGCAGTGCAATAGATTATTGTGGAGGGAAAGGGTTGTTGGATATTTCGTTTCTTTGAGTAAAGGAGTTCTAACAATGCAAAATACAAATGCTAATCAGTAAAATTTAAGTGATTAGATATTCATATATTGGCCATTTGTAAGAGGTGTATTGAATATTGAATCTTTGAGCTAAAATGGTATGGTACGAGCTTGGAAGCTTGCCAGCGAGGATTTAGTTAAAGTAATTGAAGAGAGCAATTAAAAACAATAGTATGGAGAAATTTTGGTATTGGAGGATTTATTATAGATTTCTCCCGTTAGGGTTAATAATATTATTAGCTGGTGTTATACTTTTCAGTGAAAAGACTAAAAAATTAAGCCAAGCAAAAGGTTATTTTAGCTTTTATGAAAAGCATAACGAATATGTGAAAAATTGTGATTGTAGAATGAATAAACTAAAGTTTTTTTTAACGGATGAAACAGATCCATACTACATTAGAAACCCTAAAAAGATAAAAAAAATTCAAAATAGTGATATTAAAAAAGGGCAATTGGTTCAAATTTTTCATAAGAACAGAAGGATTAAACAATTAATAGTTAATGAAGAAAACGTTTTCAGTAGAGATATAATATTCCCTTTACTACTTATAATATTTGGTGTAATGACTATTTTGATATGTGCATTTTACATATTTAAAAGAGCAAAAATTTAATTAAATTACTGATATAACATATTTTTAAATAGTTTCAATTCTCTTATTTTATATTGAAATTCTTTTGAACTTAGAAAATAATGAAAACTATTTTGTTGTGGTGATACTTTTTTTTACCACCCTCACTCAATCCATTGATTAACAAATAAATGCAGCAAGCGAGTAAGAAAATGGCTTCCGAGCTCGCTCTAGCTGGTGAGTAATATAATTTCAATTATTTCCTATGTGCCCTTCGCGTAAATCTTAGAGAAACTTCGTGGTAAAAAAACAGCCTATAGCTGTCCTTTTGTTTTCTTTTGCCTCTGTGGTTTAATATTATTTCTCCTTCGTTTCCACTTTTATTTTGCTTTCTAGCGTTTTATGAACAGGGCATTTATTGGCTATTTCAATTAGTCTTTTTCTTTGCTTTTCATCCAAATCACCTTTTATTTCAATGCTCCGGTCAAAGAAAGTGATTTTACTGTTTTCAGATTCGCAATCTTCACTATCCTCATCGTAGCGTTGATCTTGATCCACATGAACCAGAATTTCATCTACATCCCATTTCTTTCTATTGGCATACATGCGCAAAGTAATGGCAGTGCAGGCGGCTAGTGCTGAAGTGAGTAATCCATAAGGAGAGGTGCCGAAATTATTTCCTCCAACATTTTCTGGTTCATCAGCTACTAAATGATGACCTTCAGCCACTATTTGGGTTGTGTATTTCTGTTCCTCATTGCCAATGAACGCTACCGTTTGGGATTTAGTAGAGATTTTCTTTTGATCTGGTCTTTCCAGATAGCGTTTTGCCCACGTAGCAATTACTTCACCTGCATATAAAGAATCTTCCTTATTGCTTAATAAATGATCCGCACCATCCAAAGAAATAAAACTTTTGGGGTGATGTGCTTTTTCATAAATCGCAGCTGCATTTGAAATATCAACTGTTTGGTCTTGTGGAGAATGTAAAATCAATATAGATTTCCTCAAATCTTCTATTTTTTTCAGGTTGTCTTTGCTTTGAAGATCATCCAGAAATTGCTTTTTAATAGTAAAAGGACGCCCACCAATGTTCACCTCTGCTTCCCCCTTTTCTTTTATCTGTTCTTTTCCATCTGCAATTAGATGTAGCACATGATCTGGTTGGGAAGGTGCTCCAATTGTAGCCACTGCTGAAATGGAATCTATTTTGCTAGCGGCCATTAAGGCTGCAGCGCCTCCCAGGGAATGACCAACCAGCATAGTGGGTGCTTTATGATTTTTTTCTAAATATTCTGATGCTTTTAAAAGGTCTTCTATATTGGATGAAAAATTGGTGTCCGCAAAATCGCCTTCACTTTGTCCTAATCCTGTAAAATCGAAACTAAGGACAGCAAAGCCTTTTTTAGTCATGCCTAAAATTATATTTCTTACAGCATTAAGGTTTTTATTGCAGGTAAAGCAATGCGCGAAAATAGCGAAGTTGTGAGCATGATCATCAGCAGGAAAATGAATTTCCGCAGCTAATTGATCTTCCATTGAGCCCTTAAAATTTATTCTTTCCTTTTTCATGTGAGAGTATGAGGATTTGTTTATTCTCAATTTAGCCAAATCATTCTGAATTGATTAATATTAAAATAAAAATGACGTGGAACTGACCATTTTTTTTACTTAAAAAAGTATTGAATAATTACATTAGCTGATAAAAAAATGTGATTTTTCAAAAGTATTATTAACTTTAGATGCATTAATAAAAAAATCATATGCTATTTGTCTCTATTTAGAGGCAGTTAACGCATATTTAAATTCATAGAAAGATACTAAAACTTAAAAGTCTAAAATTTAAACCATGTTAAAAGAGCAGCTAAAAATTTTAATTAAACTAGCCACAATTGATAATGAGCTGGCAGATAAAGAATCAAACTTGATTGAAAAAATTGGAAAGGCTAATGGGATTTCAGAGGATGAAATATATAATATGATGAAAAACCCTGAGCCGATCAAAAACTTAGATAGTTTGTCAGAAGATCAAAGATTTGAATATTTATATAATATTATTCAATTGATGAAAATTGATGGCAAGGTTTACAAAAGTGAAATTGTCTTCTGTCAGGAAATTGCGCAAAATTTAGGCTATAAAAAGAAAGCTGTTTCAGAACTTTCAAAAAGCATATACAGCGATCCTAGTATAACCAGTGACCGAGAGGAGTTAAAAGCTAGGTTAAGAAAGCATTCTACACGATAAAAAAGGCCCCATAATGGGGCTTTTTATTTATGAAAAAATCTTTTTTTAAAATTCTTGCCAAAATTAATAAAGCCATACTTCCTAGTTTCGCCAAAAAGGATTTGACCAAACTTAAAAAATGGGAAAAGGCTATTGTGGCTTATAGGTATGTAGTGACAAAGAACTCTTTATAAGGAAATTATTAAAAATTATCATTGAAATATTCCTGCCCTTTCTGAATATATTTTTGATCAACCAAAAAGTAACTTTCTCTTTCTTCTCTTTTAATTAAATCATTTAAAATTTCCTTGGCTTTTTCGTCCTTCTCTAATTCATGCAATACTTTCGCATACAAATAGACATTGGCTGGATGTTGAGGTGCTATTTCATATGCCTTTTTTAAAAGTCGATAAGCTTCATCATTTGAAGGCCAAGTAATTATTAAAGGAATATTTGGAGCCTCTAAATGCAATCCACCCAATAATCTTAAGGCACCGGCTTGATTATAGTTTTCATCTAATTTAATTGCCTTCTCAGATAATT harbors:
- a CDS encoding bifunctional alpha/beta hydrolase/OsmC family protein, with product MEDQLAAEIHFPADDHAHNFAIFAHCFTCNKNLNAVRNIILGMTKKGFAVLSFDFTGLGQSEGDFADTNFSSNIEDLLKASEYLEKNHKAPTMLVGHSLGGAAALMAASKIDSISAVATIGAPSQPDHVLHLIADGKEQIKEKGEAEVNIGGRPFTIKKQFLDDLQSKDNLKKIEDLRKSILILHSPQDQTVDISNAAAIYEKAHHPKSFISLDGADHLLSNKEDSLYAGEVIATWAKRYLERPDQKKISTKSQTVAFIGNEEQKYTTQIVAEGHHLVADEPENVGGNNFGTSPYGLLTSALAACTAITLRMYANRKKWDVDEILVHVDQDQRYDEDSEDCESENSKITFFDRSIEIKGDLDEKQRKRLIEIANKCPVHKTLESKIKVETKEK
- a CDS encoding TerB family tellurite resistance protein; this translates as MLKEQLKILIKLATIDNELADKESNLIEKIGKANGISEDEIYNMMKNPEPIKNLDSLSEDQRFEYLYNIIQLMKIDGKVYKSEIVFCQEIAQNLGYKKKAVSELSKSIYSDPSITSDREELKARLRKHSTR
- a CDS encoding REP-associated tyrosine transposase, whose protein sequence is MSRKYKFLNKEGIYFVSFATVYWIDVFIRETYFREVIESLKHCQKEKGMEIFAYCIMTNHIHLIFRAKEHNPGDVLKSFKQFTSNKLQSVISENVKESRRNWLLWIMEKAASKNSNAKKRQFWQQHNHPIELWSPDVLDQKLEYTHNNPVKAGFVREPQDWKYSSAIDYCGGKGLLDISFL
- a CDS encoding PorP/SprF family type IX secretion system membrane protein — its product is MEKIYEKNLIYLENFLSNCFSKVAGLVLIFCALMSTSLYAQNTQFSNYGFGEIALNPAASASKNLIGANALYRIQRYNNGMSINSTQLQFQYALINQTAGKRWGGFSLVAQSDKVSEGIPYTFYSIKPGFAYNLEIIPNNFLAMGVELSANQSGFNAANFTTGSQWMNNQGFDETAALGEEFQRQQLTYFSAATGLMWYDQDGEGYRRNYLGISVFNLNQPARSFISEDDQIPLHYTALGGYQFFKLNRHAFYAEAIGTKSLNDIFWGAGPRWSYRFEDTSPFDPFTAGELDIFARYFSGDRISLGTQIAQRNFSVGFAVDLHLENETQMASTEFSVSIFKRLPITKEEELPDDEYEIGSARDFEEDNFQDQPVKVIEKEYKTSVSRDFSFELRKNFNYGFNETNLNDEAKSYLDDIAVMMEANPALKLRVTGHTDNIGTEEANQKISEERAKGVQDYLESIGIAPERLSYDGKGATEPLAKNNNEESRAKNRRVEFLIYATKD